One genomic region from Vespa crabro chromosome 16, iyVesCrab1.2, whole genome shotgun sequence encodes:
- the LOC124429914 gene encoding maspardin-like gives MSSCSELSRSQEYQSFRSSVPLRKIVVDIDGTKGWKIYDSSPKTVKCPLICLPPVSGTADVFYKQILGLAAKGYRVISAEPPVYWNVKEWCDGFRKLLDYMGLDRVHLFGASLGGFLAQKFTEVNAYCPRVASLILCNTFTDTSVFSYNDSAAVFWILPSLVLKKMVMGNFTTEKVDGEIIEAIDFMVERLESLNQAELASRLTMNCINCYVQPEKICNLPITIMDVFDEYALSNSVREEMYKCYPNAKLAHLKNGGNFPYLSRSAEVNLHLQIHLRQFEGTEYSASVRTKT, from the exons ATGTCTTCGTGTAGTGAACTGTCCCGTTCTCAAGAATATCAAAGCTTTCGAAGTTCTGTTCCTCTGAGAAAAATCGTCGTCGACATCGACGGTACAAag GGTTGGAAAATTTACGATTCCAGTCCTAAGACCGTCAAATGTCCACTCATTTGTCTTCCTCCTGTTAGTGGTACTGCCGATgtcttttataaacaaatattaggCTTAGCTGCTAAAGGTTACAGAGTAATATCG GCCGAACCACCAGTATATTGGAACGTCAAAGAATGGTGCGATGGATTTCGAAAACTTTTGGATTATATGGGACTTGATAGAGTTCATCTATTTGGAGCCTCGTTAG GTGGATTCTTAGCGCAAAAATTTACCGAGGTAAATGCTTATTGCCCGAGAGTAGCATCTTTGATTTTATGTAATACATTTACAGATACATCTGTATTTAGTTACAATGATTCCGCTGCAGT TTTTTGGATTTTGCCATCGTTggtattgaaaaaaatggTTATGGGAAATTTTACGACCGAGAAGGTTGACGGAGAAATTATCGAAGCTATCGATTTTATGgtagaaaga ttGGAAAGTTTAAATCAAGCGGAATTGGCGTCAAGATTGACCATGAACTGCATCAATTGTTACGTGCAACCAGAAAAAATTTGCAATCTGCCAATAACTATAATGGACGTCTTCGACGAGTACGCTTTATCGAATTCGGTAAGAGAAGAAATGTATAAATGTTATCCGAATGCTAAATTGGCACATTTAAAAAATGGCGGGAACTTTCCATATTTGAGCCGATCAGCCGAAGTCAATTTACATTTACAg aTACATTTGAGACAATTCGAAGGAACGGAATACTCAGCTTCAGTCAGAACGAAAACTTAG
- the LOC124429913 gene encoding major facilitator superfamily domain-containing protein 12-like, which produces MEKNCKIETGLLSMDNNKVSMSTKLAYALGHIFNDLTAAMWFSYTLIYLQKVSLLEPIMAGTLLLLGQIVDAFTTPIFGFLVDRYCKKKIWHVIGSVLVTLSFPIIFGGFANTSNSIIMFFYILSIIIFQIGWAAVQISHLSMIPSLTNSLLGRTELTAIRYSAQVSSAVVVFVVTWIVLPTNGESMVLLDQHDDYKFRNIVIVVTAFGLTATTLFHILLKENLLENRSQSQAKTNPDESSWLLDGFSTPRRSWFGTSILLRVAMLYVASRLFITLATVYLPLYIEETAVGGKQALATVPLVSYLSSFIAALLLKYMNRSCGTKICYLCGALIGILSAAITEFGGSYGIVTYTIAILIGAGSSITMVTALSVTAEIIGPRTEKSAFVYSIVTFLDKVVTGLVVVLIERWRCHQQELCPNYNRDTLAIVCASSMLLGLITLLSVSRCLT; this is translated from the exons atggagaaaaattgtaaaattgagACAGGACTACTCAgcatggataataataaagtatccATGTCGACAAAATTGGCTTACGCCTTGGGACATATTTTCAACGATCTGACAGCAGCCATGTGGTTCTCATATACTTTAATTTATCTGCAAAAGGTTTCTCTTTTGGAGCCAATAATGGCTGggacgttattgttattag GTCAAATCGTGGATGCTTTCACAACGCCAATCTTTGGCTTTCTCGTCGATCGTTActgcaagaaaaaaatatggcaCGTGATCGGCTCAGTTTTGGTCACCCTAAGTTTCCCAATTATATTTGGAGGTTTCGCTAATACCTCCAATTCTATCATCATGTTCTTTTATATACTGAGCATCATAATCTTCCAGATTGGTTGGGCAGCCGTACAGATATCGCATTTATCTATGATACCATCTTTAACAAACTCGTTACTCGGTCGTACCGAATTAACAGCTATAAg atattcaGCACAGGTGAGCTCAGCGGTAGTTGTTTTCGTGGTCACATGGATTGTCCTTCCAACAAATGGAGAATCGATGGTGCTACTCGATCAACACGACGACTACAAATTCAGA AATATTGTGATCGTTGTAACGGCATTCGGTTTGACTGCGACCACTCTCTTTCACATTCTCCTGAAGGAAAATCTTTTGGAAAATAGGAGTCAATCACAAGCCAAAACGAACCCCGACGAATCTAGTTGGCTTTTAGATGGTTTTTCAACCCCAAGAAGATCCTGGTTTGgtacatcaattttattaagagTTGCAATGTTATATGTTGCTAGTAGATTATTTATAACCCTTGCTACTGTTTACTTACCACTTTATATCGAGGAGACAGCAGTTGGTGGTAAACAAGCATTGGCCACGGTACCATTGGTATCTTATTTATCATCCTTCATAGCTGCATTGttgttaaaatatatgaacAGATCTTGTGGAACAAag ataTGTTACCTTTGCGGAGCCCTCATTGGTATTCTTTCGGCAGCCATTACAGAATTTGGCGGGAGTTATGGAATCGTTACATACACAATTGCCATTCTTATTGGTGCAGGCAGTTCGATTACCATGGTAACGGCTTTAAGTGTTACAGCTGAAATTATTGGTCCTCGAACTGAAAAAAGTGCATTCGTTTATTCGATCGTAACGTTTCTTGATAAAGTCGTTACGGGATTGGTCGTAGTACTTATCGAACGATG gAGATGTCATCAACAAGAATTATGTCCAAATTATAATCGAGATACTTTGGCAATCGTATGTGCATCGTCGATGCTACTTGGTCTTATTACTTTGTTATCGGTATCACGTTGTTTGACATAA